The Triticum dicoccoides isolate Atlit2015 ecotype Zavitan chromosome 6A, WEW_v2.0, whole genome shotgun sequence genome has a window encoding:
- the LOC119319612 gene encoding translation initiation factor IF-2-like codes for MRPSSPSQEPLVRAPTTSSRLSPRRRSFLDAEIAKPRHQGPPMCPVDSASAATPHPLTVFSARGPPLSDARDAVSPSSNISPEPRCIPSTEPHRRPAGALPGISKSVAAGLPPPHARRTSPPVRPAPPRRIHARRPPPQVLGRCCSAFCRAEERTLLSLPCLIS; via the exons ATGCGCCCGTCGTCCCCGAGCCAGGAGCCCCTTGTTCGAGCGCCAACTACCTCCTCCCGCTTGTCACCTCGCCGGAGATCCTTCCTCGACGCCGAGATCGCCAAGCCCCGCCACCAGGGACCTCCTATGTGCCCCGTCGACAGTGCCAGCGCAGCAACGCCTCATCCACTCACCGTCTTCTCCGCCCGAGGGCCTCCCCTGTCCGACGCCAGGGACGCCGTGTCCCCAAGCAGCAACATCAGTCCCGAGCCCCGCTGCATCCCCTCGACCGAACCTCACCGGCGACCCGCAG GAGCCCTGCCAGGGATCTCCAAGTCTGTGGCCGCCGGTTTGCCTCCGCCCCACGCCCGCAGAACCTCACCACCGGTCAGACCGGCCCCACCTCGTCGGATCCACGCTCGTCGGCCTCCACCGCAAGTTTTAGGCCGCTGCTGCTCTGCTTTCTGTCGGGCAGAGGAACGCACCCTGCTTTCCCTGCCTTGCTTGATCTCCTAG